From Streptomyces fungicidicus, one genomic window encodes:
- the bldC gene encoding developmental transcriptional regulator BldC translates to MTARTPDAEPLLTPAEVATMFRVDPKTVTRWAKAGKLTSIRTLGGHRRYREAEVRALLAGIPQQRSEA, encoded by the coding sequence ATGACCGCTCGCACCCCTGATGCCGAGCCGCTGCTGACCCCGGCTGAGGTTGCCACCATGTTCCGCGTCGACCCGAAGACGGTCACGCGCTGGGCGAAGGCAGGCAAGCTCACGTCGATCCGCACGCTCGGCGGGCACCGCCGCTACCGCGAAGCCGAGGTCCGCGCACTGCTCGCGGGCATTCCGCAGCAGCGCAGCGAGGCCTGA
- a CDS encoding Leu/Phe/Val dehydrogenase — protein MTDVSDGVLHTLFHSDQGGHEQVVLCQDRASGLKAVIALHSTALGPALGGTRFYPYASEEEAVADALNLARGMSYKNAMAGLDHGGGKAVIIGDPERIKSEELLLAYGRFVASLGGRYVTACDVGTYVADMDVVARECRWTTGRSPENGGAGDSSVLTSFGVYQGMRAAAQHLWGDPSLRDRKVGVAGVGKVGHHLVEHLRAEGAEVVITDVREDAVRRILDRHPQGVSAVADTEALIRTEGLDVYAPCALGGALNDDTVPVLTARVVCGAANNQLAHPGVEKDLADRGILYAPDYVVNAGGVIQVADELHGFDFDRCKAKASKIFDTTLAIFARAKEDGIPPAAAADRIAEQRMAEARPAR, from the coding sequence GTGACCGACGTATCTGACGGCGTCCTGCACACCCTGTTCCACTCGGACCAGGGGGGCCACGAGCAAGTCGTGCTCTGTCAGGACCGCGCCAGCGGCCTCAAGGCCGTCATCGCCCTCCACTCCACCGCGCTGGGCCCCGCCCTCGGCGGCACGCGCTTCTACCCGTACGCCTCCGAGGAGGAGGCCGTCGCGGACGCGCTGAACCTCGCGCGCGGGATGTCGTACAAGAACGCCATGGCCGGGCTCGACCACGGCGGCGGCAAGGCCGTGATCATCGGCGACCCGGAGCGGATCAAGTCCGAGGAGCTGCTGCTGGCCTACGGCCGGTTCGTGGCCTCGCTCGGCGGCCGGTACGTCACCGCCTGCGACGTCGGCACCTATGTCGCCGACATGGACGTGGTGGCCCGCGAGTGCCGCTGGACCACCGGCCGCTCCCCCGAGAACGGCGGCGCGGGCGACTCCTCCGTGCTCACCTCCTTCGGCGTCTACCAGGGCATGCGCGCCGCCGCCCAGCACCTGTGGGGCGACCCCTCGCTGCGCGACCGCAAGGTCGGCGTCGCGGGCGTCGGCAAGGTCGGCCACCACCTGGTGGAGCACCTGCGCGCCGAGGGCGCCGAGGTCGTGATCACCGATGTGCGCGAGGACGCCGTGCGGCGGATCCTCGACCGGCACCCGCAGGGCGTGTCCGCCGTCGCCGACACCGAGGCGCTGATCCGCACCGAGGGCCTGGACGTCTACGCCCCGTGCGCGCTCGGCGGGGCGCTGAACGACGACACCGTGCCGGTGCTCACCGCCAGGGTGGTCTGCGGCGCCGCCAACAACCAGCTCGCCCACCCGGGCGTCGAGAAGGACCTCGCGGACCGCGGCATCCTCTACGCGCCGGACTACGTGGTGAACGCCGGCGGTGTCATCCAGGTCGCCGACGAGCTGCACGGCTTCGACTTCGACCGGTGCAAGGCGAAGGCGTCGAAGATCTTCGACACCACGCTCGCCATATTCGCACGTGCGAAGGAGGACGGGATTCCGCCGGCCGCCGCGGCCGACCGGATCGCCGAGCAGCGGATGGCGGAGGCACGCCCGGCGCGCTGA